In Fusarium poae strain DAOMC 252244 chromosome Unknown contig_2, whole genome shotgun sequence, a single genomic region encodes these proteins:
- a CDS encoding uncharacterized protein (SECRETED:SignalP(1-16)): MKFLPVLTIFFASVLAAPARRSGDNDTFFDPCPTIYGEVKCCNPGVAGFDVNCVNPTPAPTSLDDFKASCASVGKNARCCIDRGVS; this comes from the exons ATGAAGTTCCTCCCGGTTCTTACTATCTTCTTCGCCAGCGTCCTTGCTGCTCCTGCTCGTCGTAGTGGCGACAATGATACCTTCTTTGATCCCTGCCCAACTATCTATGGCGAGGTTAAGTGCTGTAATCCTGGTGTTGCTGGTTTTGATGTTAACTGTGTTAATC CTACTCCTGCTCCTACAAGTCTCGATGACTTCAAGGCCAGTTGCGCCAGTGTTGGCAAGAATGCCCGTTGCTGCATTGACCGTGGAGTAAGTTAA
- a CDS encoding uncharacterized protein (TransMembrane:2 (o435-453i501-519o)), whose amino-acid sequence MATSVQKPRQRRQLRVRSFRACVTCHSRKVRCDALSKGIPCTNCAAFNIRCQVPGIEEPLVSTLTSRGKGGQKIAQRDSSSTLTSTPASSTQAYQTSPRQDGVASLTKFNVLPITSAGHVLYIGESAGFDLLLRGTQSPVHFPMPQDTHVLSIPAGLDPLEIQILKRRGAFVLPPKALCDDLIKTYFSWVHPIVPVINRTKFMSQYRDARNPPSMLLLQCILLAGARISTNSQLKVDGSTSTAVATFYRRAKALYDADYERDRIILVQSMLLMGWYWVGPDDISKNMFYWSQSAITVAQNFGLHRSMEDSRLSISDKRLRRRIWWTLFTRDRALAVGLGQSVSINLDDCDVDLIVDDDFIEHDGNDIDEYPPDPIHVDFFVQYVKLCKLIGLVASKYSKLSRHGQDCNDINSISAAFSKWNQECPITMRWERSKHHFWSGILYLHYFSARCLLHRASSPRNRKTLQDTKQSYGSPDGAVRAANMITSIIEALSDRQQLRRCPPFIVHSLFSAILIHLHVSNTPSPSISRLAHRRLSTCLEAIKDLAQVWVVGRTVLTMIEKISGLSTEEKPSRSNHGSRSPLKGEVFVDLGCADTSDPACSPNNGRLPTEVKDSTQRPQDFPNCDETLPYCDEYTPVVIGFSEANPTIHDYPPHSNLGGPHPQIGYSNLLPDATVLSGSMPDTFYVEDTARVCNPMADITAFTWDQFQIGWQQDYSISVPWSLELDLQSLTAPTIDTIYPESGSFIETGN is encoded by the exons ATGGCTACATCAGTTCAAAAACCGCGACAAAGGAG ACAACTCAGAGTTCGATCGTTTCGAGCCTGCGTG ACATGTCATTCGAGAAAGGTTCGATGTGATGCTCTGAGCAAAGGGATTCCTTGCACCAACTGCGCTGCATTTAATATCAGGTGTCAAGTTCCAGGCATAGAGGAACCTCTGGTGAGCACTCTGACCAGCCGCGGAAAAGGGGGGCAGAAGAT CGCACAGAGAGATTCCTCAAGCACCCTCACCAGTACGCCAGCCTCAAGTACTCAGGCGTATCAAACAAGTCCCCGGCAAGATGGAGTTGCGTCACTAACCAAATTCAATGTTCTGCCTATCACATCGGCAGGCCATGTTCTTTACATTGGCGAGTCTGCAGGCTTTGACCTCCTTCTTCGTGGAACCCAAAGCCCCGTACATTTCCCCATGCCTCAGGATACACATGTGCTGTCAATTCCTGCTGGACTGGACCCTCTCGAGATACAGATCCTGAAGCGAAGAGGGGCCTTTGTACTACCTCCGAAAGCGCTTTGTGACGACTTGATAAAGACCTACTTTTCTTGGGTTCACCCGATTGTACCTGTTATTAACCGTACAAAATTCATGTCACAATATCGAGATGCCAGGAATCCTCCCTCGATGCTCCTTCTTCAGTGTATCTTACTGGCCGGTGCCCGAATTAGCACAAACTCGCAGTTGAAAGTTGACGGATCAACTTCAACTGCCGTTGCAACATTTTATCGACGCGCAAAAGCCCTTTATGATGCCGACTATGAGCGCGATCGAATAATCTTGGTTCAATCAATGCTCTTGATGGGGTGGTACTGGGTTGGCCCTGATGACATATCCAAGAACATGTTTTATTGGAGTCAATCCGCAATCACTGTTGCTCAGAATTTCGGTCTCCATCGCAGCATGGAAGACTCGAGACTGTCAATAAGTGACAAGAGGCTGCGTAGGCGGATTTGGTGGACGCTATTCACTCGAGATCGCGCTTTAGCTGTTGGCCTGGGACAATCAGTATCCATCAATCTCGATGATTGCGATGTCGACCTGATAGTCGACGATGACTTCATCGAGCATGATGGGAATGATATCGACGAATACCCGCCCGATCCTATTCACGTGGATTTTTTCGTCCAGTACGTGAAGCTGTGTAAGCTGATAGGGCTTGTCGCATCGAAATATTCCAAGTTATCCAGACATGGTCAAGACTGCAACGACATCAACTCGATTAGTGCAGCCTTTTCCAAATGGAACCAGGAGTGCCCTATTACCATGCGCTGGGAGAGATCGAAGCACCATTTTTGGTCTGGAATACTATACCTGCACTACTTTAGCGCTCGTTGTCTGCTGCATCGCGCAAGCTCCCCTCGCAACAGAAAGACTTTGCAAGACACAAAACAATCTTATGGATCACCAGATGGGGCTGTTCGCGCAGCAAATATGATTACCTCGATTATTGAAGCCCTCAGCGACAGACAACAGCTACGTCGCTGTCCTCCATTCATCGTCCACAGCCTCTTTTCAGCAATTCTCATACATTTACACGTGTCAAACACGCCGTCTCCGTCTATCAGTAGACTCGCCCACCGACGACTCAGCACCTGCTTAGAAGCCATCAAAGATTTGGCACAAGTGTGGGTGGTGGGAAGAACAGTGCTGACAATGATTGAAAAGATTTCAGGTCTCAGCACTGAGGAGAAGCCGTCGCGATCTAACCATGGCTCCCGCTCCCCTCTGAAGGGCGAAGTCTTTGTCGACCTTGGATGTGCTGATACTTCAGATCCGGCTTGCAGCCCCAATAATGGAAGGCTGCCTACAGAGGTTAAAGATAGcactcaaagaccccaagaTTTTCCAAATTGTGACGAAACACTGCCTTATTGCGACGAATATACCCCAGTAGTCATAGGCTTCAGTGAAGCGAATCCCACCATTCACGACTATCCTCCACACTCCAACCTCGGTGGCCCTCACCCGCAAATTGGCTATAGTAACCTACTCCCCGATGCAACTGTGCTCTCGGGATCCATGCCTGACACATTCTATGTTGAGGACACAGCCCGAGTCTGCAACCCAATGGCAGACATAACAGCCTTTACATGGGATCAGTTTCAGATAGGTTGGCAACAAGACTACAGTATTTCAGTGCCTTGGAGTCTGGAGCTTGATCTTCAAAGCCTAACAGCACCAACAATAGATACGATTTATCCAGAGTCGGGATCTTTTATAGAAACTGgtaattaa